From a region of the Poecile atricapillus isolate bPoeAtr1 chromosome 4, bPoeAtr1.hap1, whole genome shotgun sequence genome:
- the LOC131579096 gene encoding C-C motif chemokine 3-like produces the protein MRVLVAALAVLFLVAICSLAEADLRVSRNAALFQKDESKPISCCLAHISHPIPRRIIRSIYRTSSSCPMQAMVLVTKNGREVCVDPTAHWVQEYLKHLELLKH, from the exons ATGAGGGTCCTCGTAGCAGCCCTGGCTGTTCTGTTCCTTGTGGCCATCTGCTCCCTGGCTGAGGCTGATCTCAGAGTCTCCAGGAATGCTGCACTTTTCCAGAAGGACG AAAGCAAacccatctcctgctgcctcGCCCACATTTCACACCCCATTCCACGCCGGATAATCCGCTCTATCTACAggaccagcagcagctgcccaatGCAAGCCATGGT ccTGGTCACCAAGAACGGGAGGGAGGTGTGTGTAGACCCCACAGCTCACTGGGTGCAGGAATACCTGAAGCACTTGGAGCTTCTGAAGCACTGA
- the LRPAP1 gene encoding alpha-2-macroglobulin receptor-associated protein: MAAMRVLPALAAALLLAAAGQASKYSREANEGLAAAGEKRRETGEFRVVRLNQIWEKAQRLHLSAVKLAELHSDLKIQEKDELSWKKLKAEGLDEDGEKEAKLRRNLNVIMTKYGMNGKKDSQLVDTNYIKDGTESDTLDDPRLEKLWSKAKTSGKFSDEELDKLWREFKHHKEKIREYNILLETVSRTEDIHKNVINPSEENLVKEEILHNKHRELKEKLRSINQGFERLRKVSHQGYDTTSEFEEPRVIDLWDMAKSANFTEKELESFREELKHFEAKIEKHHHYQKQLEISHQKLKHVEGTGDKDHLNRNKEKYAMLQEKTKELGYKVKKHLQDLSSRISQGLQHNEL; the protein is encoded by the exons ATGGCGGCTATGCGGGTGCTGCCGGCCCTCGCTGCCGCGCTGCTCCTGGCTGCCGCCGGCCAGGCTAGCAAGTACTCCCGGGAGGCCAACGAGGGGCTGGCGGCCGCCGGCGAAAAGCGGCGAGAGACCGGGGAGTTCCGGGTGGTGAGGCTGAACCAGATCTGGGAGAAGGCGCAGCGG CTGCATCTCTCTGCTGTGAAACTGGCAGAGTTGCATAGTGATctaaaaatacaagaaaaggatgagctgagctggaaaaaaCTGAAGGCTGAAGGTCTGGATGAAGATGGAGAGAAGGAAGCCAAGCTCAGACGCAACTTAAATG TCATTATGACTAAATATGGAATGAATGGAAAGAAGGACTCTCAACTAGTTGATACCAATTATATTAAAGATGGCACAGAAAGTGACACACTAGATGATCCAAGACTGGAAAAATTATGGAGCAAG GCCAAGACCTCTGGGAAGTTCTCTGATGAGGAGTTGGATAAACTGTGGCGAGAATTTAAGCATCACAAAGAAAAGATTCGTGAATACAATATTCTGCTGGAGACTGTGAGCAGAACAGAAG ATATCCACAAAAATGTTATCAATCCATCTGAGGAGAACCTGGTGAAAGAGGAAATCTTGCACAACAAACACAGAGAACTCAAGGAGAAGTTAAGAAGCATCAATCAGGGGTTTGAGCGTTTACGTAAAGTCAGTCACCAGGGATATGACACAACCAGTG AATTTGAAGAACCAAGAGTGATTGATTTGTGGGACATGGCCAAATCAGCTAATTTCACTGAGAAAGAACTTGAATCTTTTCGG GAGGAGCTGAAACATTTTGAAGCAAAAATTGAAAAGCACCATCATTACCAGAAACAATTAGAGATTTCACACCAGAAACTGAAGCATGTAGAGGGAACTGGAGACAAGGATCATCTgaacagaaacaaagagaaatatgCCATGCTgcaagaaaagacaaaagagCTAGGATATAAG GTAAAGAAGCACTTGCAAGACTTATCCAGCAGAATCTCTCAAGGTCTTCAACACAATGAACTATAA